In Solanum pennellii chromosome 3, SPENNV200, a single window of DNA contains:
- the LOC107015171 gene encoding OTU domain-containing protein 3 isoform X2, with translation MAKTKHQKSKPNKQPHAKKHGKQADISEFRAQLDALGLKIIQVTADGNCFFRALGDQLEGNEEEHEKYRAMTVKFIRNNRDMFEPFIEDDVPFDEYCESMEKDGTWAGHMELQAASLVTHTNICIHRHMSPRWYIQNFDNRESRMLHLSYHDGEHYNSIRLREDSCTGLASPIIIKADADLSAKSREAIAAAKSKGDTSRNMVQVGSVKMVMAGSGCDNKQKVEQVLRQVGGDVDAAIEFLIAEQGSEDQLDANDNISSLASTSQGEHAIKSGVSPCKRGSSDCSVKGASDEHTSLEDEKKIPRNKACPCGSKKKYKSCCGSVAGKHPTSFTDNHTIDYGKGRRDKKQGKKVPTVNVTTSKQSDARPPDMGALCI, from the exons ATGGCCAAAACGAAGCATCAAAAATCCAAACCTAACAAACAACCTCAT GCTAAAAAGCATGGAAAGCAGGCTGATATTTCTGAATTTCGAGCTCAGCTTGATGCATTGGGCTTAAAGATTATACAAGTGACTGCAGATGGAAATTGTTTCTTCAG GGCATTAGGTGATCAGTTGGAAGGCAATGAGGAGGAGCATGAGAAATATCGAGCTATGACTGTAAAATTTATCAGG AATAACCGTGATATGTTTGAGCCTTTTATTGAAGATGATGTACCATTTGATGAATATTGTGAGTCCATGGAGAAGGATGGCACTTGGGCTGGACATATGGAATTACAAGCAGCTTCTCTTGTTACTCATACCAATATATGCATCCACCGA CATATGTCACCTCGCTGGTACATACAGAATTTTGACAACCGTGAATCTCGGATGCTTCATCT TTCTTATCACGACGGAGAGCATTACAATAGCATTCGGCTAAGGGAAGATTCTTGCACTGGACTAGCTAGCCCGATTATCATCAAG GCTGATGCTGATCTTTCAGCAAAATCTCGTGAAGCTATTGCTGCTGCCAAGTCTAAGGGAGACACTAGTCGGAATATGGTTCAAGTAGGATCAGTCAAAATGGTTATGGCTGGAAGTGGGTgtgataataaacaaaaagtggAGCAG GTATTACGACAAGTTGGTGGTGATGTTGATGCTGCAATAGAATTTCTAATCGCAGAACAAGGATCCGAGGACCAGTTAGATGCAAATGATAACATTTCTTCTTTGGCAAGCACTTCACAAG GAGAGCATGCTATCAAATCTGGAGTCTCACCTTGTAAAAGAGGTTCCTCTGACTGTAGTGTAAAAGGAGCTTCTGATGAACACACCTCCCTGGAAGATGAAAAG AAAATTCCAAGAAATAAGGCCTGTCCCTGTGGTTCAAAGAAGAAATACAAGTCTTGCTGTGGATCAGTTGCTGGAAAACATCCTACTAGCTTTACAGA CAACCATACAATTGATTATGGAAAGGGTCGGAGAGACAAAAAGCAAGGAAAGAAAGTTCCAACTGTCAATGTTACGACTTCAAAACAATCTGATGCAAGGCCACCAGACATGGGCGCACTTTGTATATAG
- the LOC107015171 gene encoding OTU domain-containing protein 3 isoform X1 translates to MAKTKHQKSKPNKQPHAKKHGKQADISEFRAQLDALGLKIIQVTADGNCFFRALGDQLEGNEEEHEKYRAMTVKFIRNNRDMFEPFIEDDVPFDEYCESMEKDGTWAGHMELQAASLVTHTNICIHRHMSPRWYIQNFDNRESRMLHLSYHDGEHYNSIRLREDSCTGLASPIIIKADADLSAKSREAIAAAKSKGDTSRNMVQVGSVKMVMAGSGCDNKQKVEQVLRQVGGDVDAAIEFLIAEQGSEDQLDANDNISSLASTSQGSPGEHAIKSGVSPCKRGSSDCSVKGASDEHTSLEDEKKIPRNKACPCGSKKKYKSCCGSVAGKHPTSFTDNHTIDYGKGRRDKKQGKKVPTVNVTTSKQSDARPPDMGALCI, encoded by the exons ATGGCCAAAACGAAGCATCAAAAATCCAAACCTAACAAACAACCTCAT GCTAAAAAGCATGGAAAGCAGGCTGATATTTCTGAATTTCGAGCTCAGCTTGATGCATTGGGCTTAAAGATTATACAAGTGACTGCAGATGGAAATTGTTTCTTCAG GGCATTAGGTGATCAGTTGGAAGGCAATGAGGAGGAGCATGAGAAATATCGAGCTATGACTGTAAAATTTATCAGG AATAACCGTGATATGTTTGAGCCTTTTATTGAAGATGATGTACCATTTGATGAATATTGTGAGTCCATGGAGAAGGATGGCACTTGGGCTGGACATATGGAATTACAAGCAGCTTCTCTTGTTACTCATACCAATATATGCATCCACCGA CATATGTCACCTCGCTGGTACATACAGAATTTTGACAACCGTGAATCTCGGATGCTTCATCT TTCTTATCACGACGGAGAGCATTACAATAGCATTCGGCTAAGGGAAGATTCTTGCACTGGACTAGCTAGCCCGATTATCATCAAG GCTGATGCTGATCTTTCAGCAAAATCTCGTGAAGCTATTGCTGCTGCCAAGTCTAAGGGAGACACTAGTCGGAATATGGTTCAAGTAGGATCAGTCAAAATGGTTATGGCTGGAAGTGGGTgtgataataaacaaaaagtggAGCAG GTATTACGACAAGTTGGTGGTGATGTTGATGCTGCAATAGAATTTCTAATCGCAGAACAAGGATCCGAGGACCAGTTAGATGCAAATGATAACATTTCTTCTTTGGCAAGCACTTCACAAG GGTCTCCAGGAGAGCATGCTATCAAATCTGGAGTCTCACCTTGTAAAAGAGGTTCCTCTGACTGTAGTGTAAAAGGAGCTTCTGATGAACACACCTCCCTGGAAGATGAAAAG AAAATTCCAAGAAATAAGGCCTGTCCCTGTGGTTCAAAGAAGAAATACAAGTCTTGCTGTGGATCAGTTGCTGGAAAACATCCTACTAGCTTTACAGA CAACCATACAATTGATTATGGAAAGGGTCGGAGAGACAAAAAGCAAGGAAAGAAAGTTCCAACTGTCAATGTTACGACTTCAAAACAATCTGATGCAAGGCCACCAGACATGGGCGCACTTTGTATATAG
- the LOC107015171 gene encoding OTU domain-containing protein 3 isoform X3 — MTVKFIRNNRDMFEPFIEDDVPFDEYCESMEKDGTWAGHMELQAASLVTHTNICIHRHMSPRWYIQNFDNRESRMLHLSYHDGEHYNSIRLREDSCTGLASPIIIKADADLSAKSREAIAAAKSKGDTSRNMVQVGSVKMVMAGSGCDNKQKVEQVLRQVGGDVDAAIEFLIAEQGSEDQLDANDNISSLASTSQGSPGEHAIKSGVSPCKRGSSDCSVKGASDEHTSLEDEKKIPRNKACPCGSKKKYKSCCGSVAGKHPTSFTDNHTIDYGKGRRDKKQGKKVPTVNVTTSKQSDARPPDMGALCI; from the exons ATGACTGTAAAATTTATCAGG AATAACCGTGATATGTTTGAGCCTTTTATTGAAGATGATGTACCATTTGATGAATATTGTGAGTCCATGGAGAAGGATGGCACTTGGGCTGGACATATGGAATTACAAGCAGCTTCTCTTGTTACTCATACCAATATATGCATCCACCGA CATATGTCACCTCGCTGGTACATACAGAATTTTGACAACCGTGAATCTCGGATGCTTCATCT TTCTTATCACGACGGAGAGCATTACAATAGCATTCGGCTAAGGGAAGATTCTTGCACTGGACTAGCTAGCCCGATTATCATCAAG GCTGATGCTGATCTTTCAGCAAAATCTCGTGAAGCTATTGCTGCTGCCAAGTCTAAGGGAGACACTAGTCGGAATATGGTTCAAGTAGGATCAGTCAAAATGGTTATGGCTGGAAGTGGGTgtgataataaacaaaaagtggAGCAG GTATTACGACAAGTTGGTGGTGATGTTGATGCTGCAATAGAATTTCTAATCGCAGAACAAGGATCCGAGGACCAGTTAGATGCAAATGATAACATTTCTTCTTTGGCAAGCACTTCACAAG GGTCTCCAGGAGAGCATGCTATCAAATCTGGAGTCTCACCTTGTAAAAGAGGTTCCTCTGACTGTAGTGTAAAAGGAGCTTCTGATGAACACACCTCCCTGGAAGATGAAAAG AAAATTCCAAGAAATAAGGCCTGTCCCTGTGGTTCAAAGAAGAAATACAAGTCTTGCTGTGGATCAGTTGCTGGAAAACATCCTACTAGCTTTACAGA CAACCATACAATTGATTATGGAAAGGGTCGGAGAGACAAAAAGCAAGGAAAGAAAGTTCCAACTGTCAATGTTACGACTTCAAAACAATCTGATGCAAGGCCACCAGACATGGGCGCACTTTGTATATAG